A single Leptidea sinapis chromosome 2, ilLepSina1.1, whole genome shotgun sequence DNA region contains:
- the LOC126973074 gene encoding cuticle protein 19.8-like, with the protein MVCKVVIFSCLLGLAHGSVAPAAFAAAPVAYTAPVAAARLEEFDSFPQYRFGYNVADSLTGDYKSQQEQRDGDLVQGSYSVVEPDGTRRVVDYAADSVNGFNAVVRREPLVAAAPAVVAEPAVAVAEPVVAAKVAPYVAQPAVVAARYAVAPAVPATYYSNAAVAAARYAAAPVAAPVVARYATAPVAVAAPVAARYVAAPVAAQVAAPVVARYAAAPAAPIIANYPAVAYSSPVYSSGYAPVAAAYTLPAAYTQVAQATSNLPAAPVRLTAAQEQATNSAAAPAKLVQNEAAGYRYP; encoded by the exons ATGGTCTGCAAG GTTGTTATCTTTTCCTGCCTGTTGGGATTGGCTCATGGAAGCGTCGCCCCAGCTGCGTTCGCCGCTGCACCAGTGGCCTACACTGCTCCAGTGGCTGCGGCAAGACTGGAGGAATTCGATTCTTTCCCTCAATACCGTTTCGGATACAACGTTGCTGACTCTCTCACTGGTGATTACAAAAGCCAGCAGGAACAACGGGATGGTGATCTTGTGCAGGGATCGTACTCCGTTGTTGAGCCTGACGGCACCCGCCGTGTTGTGGACTACGCTGCTGATTCCGTCAATGGATTTAACGCCGTCGTGAGAAGGGAGCCTTTAGTTGCTGCCGCACCCGCTGTGGTCGCTGAACCAGCCGTTGCTGTTGCCGAGCCTGTTGTTGCTGCTAAAGTGGCACCTTATGTCGCTCAGCCTGCAGTTGTTGCCGCCCGCTATGCCGTAGCTCCAGCCGTGCCGGCCACTTATTACAGCAATGCGGCCGTCGCTGCAGCTAGATACGCAGCAGCTCCTGTAGCCGCTCCCGTAGTGGCTAGATACGCCACAGCACCCGTAGCAGTCGCCGCTCCAGTGGCGGCAAGATACGTAGCTGCACCCGTAGCTGCCCAGGTCGCAGCCCCAGTAGTGGCTAGATACGCTGCGGCTCCGGCTGCTCCCATCATTGCCAACTACCCTGCAGTGGCTTACTCTTCTCCGGTTTATTCCTCCGGCTATGCACCCGTAGCTGCTGCGTACACCTTGCCAGCCGCGTACACTCAAGTAGCCCAGGCCACCTCCAACTTGCCTGCAGCTCCAGTTCGCCTCACTGCTGCCCAGGAGCAGGCGACGAACTCAGCGGCTGCTCCGGCTAAGCTCGTCCAGAACGAGGCTGCTGGATACAGATACCCTTGA